The following are encoded together in the Salvia hispanica cultivar TCC Black 2014 chromosome 6, UniMelb_Shisp_WGS_1.0, whole genome shotgun sequence genome:
- the LOC125194646 gene encoding uncharacterized protein LOC125194646 translates to MATAAEIMQNLTNLFGTQNRTAKSQAFWSIMAKTMKEGSSVRDHVLEMMSHLNQIEVLVDVIDAESQVTIILQSLSPSFQQFKLNFEMNKRNYTLAELLIELQSAEDLMNQAKVAMVSSTHRSSGPRPSAGRKKVTNQVVAKETKGKKKRRSDKKQP, encoded by the coding sequence ATGGCGACTGCCGCCGAGATTATGCAAAATCTCACGAATCTctttggtactcagaatcgaacggctaagtctcaagcctttTGGAGTATCATGGCTAAGACTATGAAGGAAGGTTCTTCTGTGCGGGAccatgtcctcgagatgatgagccacctcaatcaaattgaggttttggTAGACGTCATTGATGCCGAGTCCCAAGTTACTATCATCCTTCAGAGTCTGTCCCCTAGCTTTCAAcagttcaagctcaactttGAGATGAACAAAAGAAACTACACCTTAGCTGAGTTGTTGATTGAACTTCAGTCGGCAGaggatctcatgaaccaagctAAGGTTGCAATGGTTAGTTCGACACATCGTTCCTCTGGCCCTAGGCCTAGCGCAGGAAGGAAGAAAGTGACGAACCAGGTCGTAGCTAAGGAAActaagggaaagaagaagaggaggtcAGACAAAAAGCAACCATGA
- the LOC125192032 gene encoding protein STRICTOSIDINE SYNTHASE-LIKE 10, whose amino-acid sequence MNWKLILAAVALPLIAVAVAIALALFTPPLLPDSHDVLSAAQQIHIPGAVGPESLVFDPSGGGPYTGVADGRVLRWTAGDWVEFALTSSSRDACSLPFNPAMEHICGRPLGLRFHQKTGDLYIADAYLGLHVVGPAGGLATPVVTQVEGQRLRFTNDLDIDDENDVIYFTDSSTEYYRREFMSSVLNSDATGKFMKYDLSSKEVTVLLRGLAFANGVALSKDRSFVLVAETARCRVLRLWLQGPNAGKQDVFAEVPGYPDNIRRNSDGEFWVALHSKNGLIAKLSAYYSWFGRGLWKLPLSFKQLHYLLVGGKPHATAIKLSDTGEVLRVLEDAEGKTLKFISEVEERDGKLWIASVLMPYIGIYNLP is encoded by the exons ATGAATTGGAAGCTCATCCTCGCTGCAGTAGCACTTCCACTGATCGCTGTGGCGGTCGCCATCGCCCTCGCCCTCTTCACTCCGCCTCTGCTACCTGACTCGCACGATGTCCTCTCCGCCGCCCAGCAGATCCATATCCCTGGAGCTGTCGGCCCCGAGAGCTTGGTCTTCGATCCTAGCGGCGGAGGCCCCTACACAGGCGTCGCCGACGGCCGTGTTCTCAGGTGGACCGCCGGAGACTGGGTAGAATTCGCCCTCACCTCATCCTCAAg AGATGCGTGCTCTCTGCCCTTCAATCCAGCAATGGAGCACATATGTGGGAGGCCACTGGGACTGAGGTTTCATCAGAAGACGGGAGATCTTTACATTGCTGATGCTTACTTAGGCCTCCATGTAGTCGGACCAGCAGGAGGACTGGCTACACCTGTAGTAACACAAGTAGAAGGCCAGCGTTTGCGTTTCACCAATGACTTGGATATCGATGATGAGAATGATGTGATTTACTTCACTGATTCTAGCACCGAATACTACAGAAG GGAATTCATGTCATCAGTTTTAAACTCGGACGCGACaggcaaatttatgaaatacgATTTGTCAAGCAAGGAAGTGACAGTTTTGCTGCGAGGCCTTGCTTTTGCGAATGGCGTGGCTCTGAGTAAAGATCGCTCTTTTGTCTTAGTAGCTGAAACCGCAAGATGCAGAGTGCTGAGGCTGTGGCTTCAGGGCCCAAATGCTGGAAAGCAGGATGTTTTCGCTGAGGTACCAGGCTATCCAGACAATATCAGAAGGAACTCAGACGGGGAATTCTGGGTCGCCCTGCACTCGAAGAATGGGCTCATTGCAAAACTGTCCGCGTACTACTCATGGTTCGGGCGTGGCCTGTGGAAGCTCCCCCTCAGCTTCAAGCAATTGCATTACTTGCTCGTTGGAGGCAAGCCTCACGCGACTGCCATTAAGCTCAGTGACACAGGTGAAGTTTTGCGGGTTCTGGAAGACGCCGAAGGGAAAACCTTGAAGTTCATAAGTGAAGTGGAGGAGAGGGATGGGAAGCTGTGGATTGCATCTGTGTTGATGCCTTATATAGGAATCTACAATCTGCCATAA